One genomic window of Thioclava sp. GXIMD4216 includes the following:
- a CDS encoding ABC transporter permease gives MDRHANREMGIRRFGRVNWLGLYSLGWRENRRFLAVWQQTVLAPLITAGLFLVVFALAFGKGRADMMGVPFLEFLAPGILMMTVIQNAFANTSSSIVVAKVQGNIIDTLMPPLAPWELLMGYLAGAIGRSLLVAVVIAAGLFVTIGQGIAHPLWALAFVILGAMLMGGLGMLAAIMANKFDQMAAFTNFVITPLSFLSGTFYSVEALPPFFQALSHWNPVFFLIDGARYGFIGTSDASPVQGLGVIALWLVIVLGLAWYWFRIGFRLKA, from the coding sequence ATGGACAGACACGCAAATCGCGAGATGGGAATACGGCGCTTTGGCCGGGTGAACTGGCTGGGCCTCTATAGCCTTGGCTGGCGCGAGAACCGCCGTTTTCTGGCCGTATGGCAACAGACCGTGCTGGCGCCACTGATTACCGCAGGGCTGTTTCTGGTGGTCTTCGCGCTGGCCTTCGGCAAAGGGCGTGCCGATATGATGGGCGTGCCGTTTCTGGAATTCCTCGCCCCCGGCATTCTGATGATGACCGTGATCCAGAACGCCTTTGCCAATACCTCGTCTTCCATCGTGGTCGCCAAGGTGCAGGGCAATATCATCGATACGCTGATGCCCCCACTGGCCCCGTGGGAGCTGTTGATGGGTTATCTGGCCGGAGCCATCGGGCGATCGCTTCTGGTGGCGGTCGTGATTGCGGCGGGGCTGTTTGTGACCATCGGACAGGGCATCGCCCATCCGCTCTGGGCGCTGGCCTTCGTGATCCTGGGCGCGATGCTGATGGGCGGTCTGGGGATGCTGGCTGCCATCATGGCCAATAAATTCGACCAGATGGCGGCCTTCACCAATTTCGTGATCACACCGCTGTCCTTCCTGTCGGGCACTTTCTATTCGGTCGAGGCCCTGCCCCCGTTCTTTCAGGCGCTCTCGCATTGGAATCCGGTCTTTTTCCTGATCGACGGGGCCCGCTACGGCTTTATCGGCACGTCGGATGCCTCGCCGGTGCAGGGGCTGGGAGTGATCGCGCTGTGGCTCGTGATCGTTCTGGGCTTGGCTTGGTACTGGTTCCGCATCGGTTTCCGTCTGAAAGCCTGA
- a CDS encoding GcrA family cell cycle regulator produces the protein MSWTDERVEILKKMWSEGQSASQIAKELGGVTRNAVIGKVHRLGLSNRTATTAEAATTAEAAAPAAAPKPAAEAKPVVEPKPAPAAPRAEPKAAPASAAVRPAPAPKPAAAKPEPVETTEVAEAAPAPMRRQIIPAGQPLPPQPSANEISPEALARVGEIEKHAKKLTLMELTERTCKWPIGDPATDDFWFCGLPTQSGKPYCEAHVGVAFQPMSSRRDRRR, from the coding sequence ATGTCCTGGACCGATGAACGCGTCGAAATTCTGAAAAAGATGTGGTCCGAGGGCCAGTCTGCCAGCCAGATCGCAAAGGAACTGGGTGGGGTGACCCGTAATGCCGTCATCGGCAAAGTGCACCGTCTGGGTCTGTCCAACCGGACCGCAACCACCGCCGAGGCCGCAACCACCGCCGAGGCCGCAGCGCCCGCCGCAGCGCCCAAGCCTGCGGCCGAGGCCAAGCCCGTGGTCGAGCCCAAACCCGCGCCCGCTGCGCCGCGTGCAGAGCCGAAAGCCGCGCCCGCCAGTGCGGCCGTGCGTCCGGCTCCTGCGCCGAAACCCGCCGCTGCCAAGCCCGAGCCTGTCGAGACGACAGAAGTGGCCGAGGCCGCACCGGCGCCCATGCGCCGTCAGATCATTCCCGCAGGCCAGCCGCTGCCGCCGCAGCCTTCGGCCAACGAGATCAGCCCCGAGGCACTGGCCCGTGTGGGCGAGATCGAGAAACACGCCAAGAAGCTCACCCTGATGGAGCTGACCGAGCGCACCTGCAAATGGCCGATCGGGGATCCTGCTACGGATGATTTCTGGTTCTGCGGCCTGCCGACCCAATCGGGCAAACCCTATTGCGAGGCGCATGTCGGCGTTGCCTTCCAGCCGATGAGCTCGCGCCGCGACCGTCGCCGGTAA
- the ettA gene encoding energy-dependent translational throttle protein EttA: MASYQFVYHMDGVSKTYPGGKKCFENIRLNFLPGVKIGVVGVNGAGKSTLLKIMAGMDKDFQGEAWAAKGAKVGYLAQEPELDDTKTVRENVMEGVAAKTAKLERYNELAMNYSDETADEMARLQDEIDAENLWDIDSQVDIALEALRCPPDDANVATLSGGERRRVALCKLLLEAPDMLLLDEPTNHLDAETIAWLQKHLIEYKGTILCVTHDRYFLDDITSWILELERGRGIPWEGNYSSWLEQKAKRMEQEAREDKAKQKVLEKELEWIRAGAKARQAKSKARIAAYEKMADEGVKDRVGKAQIVIPNGPRLGGKVFEVEGLNKAMGDKLLIENLSFSLPPGGIMGVIGPNGAGKSTLIKMLTGNETPDAGTIKVGETVKLSYVDQSRDALDPNKNVWEEISEGAEMIVLGDAQIASRAYCGAFNFKGADQQKKVGLLSGGERNRVHMAKLLKSGGNVLLLDEPTNDLDVETLQALEAAIEDFAGSAVIISHDRFFLDRLCTHILAFEGEGHVEFFEGNFEDYEQDKIRRLGPDAVEPKRVKYKKFTR; encoded by the coding sequence ATGGCGTCCTACCAATTCGTCTACCATATGGATGGTGTCTCGAAGACCTATCCCGGTGGCAAGAAATGCTTTGAAAACATCCGTCTCAACTTCCTGCCCGGCGTGAAAATCGGGGTTGTCGGCGTGAACGGCGCCGGTAAATCCACGCTTTTGAAGATCATGGCGGGCATGGATAAGGACTTCCAGGGCGAGGCCTGGGCCGCCAAAGGTGCCAAGGTCGGCTATCTCGCGCAGGAGCCCGAACTCGACGACACCAAGACCGTGCGCGAGAACGTGATGGAAGGCGTCGCCGCCAAAACCGCCAAGCTCGAGCGCTATAACGAGCTGGCGATGAACTATTCCGACGAGACCGCCGATGAAATGGCGCGCCTGCAAGACGAGATCGACGCCGAGAACCTGTGGGATATCGACAGTCAGGTGGATATCGCGCTGGAAGCCCTGCGCTGCCCGCCCGATGATGCCAATGTGGCCACCCTCTCGGGCGGCGAGCGCCGCCGTGTCGCGCTGTGCAAGCTGCTGCTTGAAGCGCCCGACATGCTGCTTCTGGACGAACCGACCAACCACCTTGATGCCGAAACCATCGCTTGGCTGCAAAAGCACCTGATCGAATACAAAGGCACCATCCTTTGTGTGACCCACGACCGTTACTTCCTTGACGATATCACCTCGTGGATCCTCGAACTGGAGCGCGGTCGCGGTATTCCGTGGGAAGGCAACTATTCCAGCTGGCTGGAACAGAAAGCCAAGCGCATGGAGCAGGAAGCCCGCGAGGACAAGGCCAAGCAGAAGGTCCTTGAGAAAGAACTCGAATGGATCCGCGCCGGTGCCAAGGCCCGTCAGGCCAAATCCAAGGCGCGTATCGCCGCCTATGAGAAGATGGCCGATGAGGGCGTCAAGGACCGTGTGGGCAAGGCGCAGATCGTCATCCCGAACGGCCCGCGTCTGGGCGGCAAGGTCTTCGAGGTCGAGGGCCTGAACAAAGCCATGGGCGACAAGCTTCTGATCGAGAACCTGTCCTTCTCGCTGCCGCCGGGCGGCATCATGGGCGTCATCGGTCCGAACGGCGCGGGGAAATCCACGCTGATCAAGATGCTGACCGGCAACGAGACCCCCGATGCGGGCACGATCAAGGTCGGTGAGACGGTGAAACTGTCCTATGTCGACCAGTCGCGAGACGCGCTCGACCCCAACAAGAACGTCTGGGAAGAGATCTCGGAAGGCGCAGAGATGATCGTGCTGGGCGACGCGCAGATCGCATCCCGCGCCTATTGCGGGGCCTTCAACTTCAAGGGCGCCGACCAGCAGAAGAAAGTGGGCCTCCTCTCGGGTGGGGAACGCAACCGCGTCCACATGGCCAAGCTCTTGAAATCGGGCGGCAACGTGCTGCTCCTCGACGAACCGACCAACGACCTTGACGTGGAAACGCTGCAGGCGCTGGAAGCGGCCATTGAGGATTTCGCGGGTTCGGCTGTCATCATCTCGCACGACCGCTTCTTCCTTGACCGCCTGTGCACGCATATCCTTGCCTTCGAGGGCGAGGGCCATGTCGAATTCTTCGAGGGCAATTTCGAGGATTACGAACAGGACAAGATCCGCCGCCTCGGCCCCGATGCCGTCGAGCCCAAGCGCGTGAAATACAAGAAGTTCACCCGCTAA
- a CDS encoding aspartate aminotransferase family protein, with amino-acid sequence MIPSVLPTYNRAPLAFTRGSGSWLETEDGSRYLDMGAGIAVNVLGHAAPELVEALTDQAQKLWHVSNLYQIPLQQKLADMLVENTFADTVFFTNSGTEAAELAIKMARKYWYSKGVDRTEIITFDGAFHGRSTGAISAVPHAEKMVKGFGPLLPGFHQIAWGDMDLLKSTITDKTAAIWIEPVQGEGGIRPLPEADMKALRALCDETGILLIFDEVQCGVARTGKLFAHEWSGVTPDIMMMAKGIGGGFPLGGVLATEEAASGMVAGTHGSTYGGNPLGCAIGAKVIEIVNDPAFLEAVNAKAGFMRQKLEGLVATHPDVFEEVRGMGLMLGLKCKVPCGDVVQAAYAQHLLTVPAGDNVLRLLPALNISEEDLAEAVNRLDKAAQSLEVQSLEAKAN; translated from the coding sequence ATGATACCGTCCGTCCTGCCCACCTATAACCGCGCACCGCTGGCCTTCACCCGCGGGTCGGGAAGCTGGCTCGAGACGGAGGATGGCAGCCGATATCTTGATATGGGGGCCGGTATCGCGGTGAATGTGCTGGGCCATGCCGCCCCCGAACTGGTCGAGGCGCTGACCGATCAGGCGCAGAAGCTGTGGCATGTGTCGAACCTCTACCAGATCCCGCTGCAGCAGAAGCTGGCGGATATGCTGGTCGAGAACACCTTTGCCGATACGGTTTTCTTCACCAATTCGGGCACCGAGGCCGCCGAGCTTGCCATCAAGATGGCGCGGAAATACTGGTATTCGAAAGGCGTGGACCGGACCGAGATCATCACCTTCGATGGCGCCTTCCACGGCCGCTCGACCGGTGCGATTTCGGCTGTGCCCCATGCCGAGAAGATGGTGAAGGGCTTTGGCCCGCTGCTGCCCGGTTTCCACCAGATCGCCTGGGGCGATATGGATCTTCTGAAATCCACCATCACCGACAAGACCGCCGCCATCTGGATCGAGCCCGTGCAGGGTGAAGGCGGTATCCGCCCGCTGCCCGAGGCCGATATGAAGGCGCTGCGCGCTTTGTGTGACGAGACCGGCATCCTCTTGATCTTTGACGAGGTGCAATGCGGTGTCGCCCGTACCGGCAAGCTCTTCGCGCATGAATGGTCGGGGGTGACGCCGGACATCATGATGATGGCCAAGGGCATTGGCGGCGGCTTCCCGCTGGGCGGCGTGCTGGCCACCGAAGAGGCGGCATCGGGCATGGTTGCGGGCACGCATGGCTCCACCTATGGCGGCAACCCGCTGGGCTGTGCGATCGGCGCGAAAGTCATCGAGATCGTCAATGATCCGGCCTTCCTTGAGGCCGTGAACGCCAAGGCGGGCTTTATGCGGCAGAAGCTGGAAGGCCTTGTGGCCACCCATCCCGACGTCTTCGAGGAGGTGCGCGGAATGGGGCTGATGCTGGGCCTGAAATGCAAGGTGCCCTGCGGTGATGTGGTGCAGGCGGCCTATGCGCAGCACCTGCTGACCGTGCCCGCAGGCGATAACGTCCTGCGCCTGCTGCCCGCGCTGAACATTTCCGAAGAGGATCTGGCCGAGGCGGTGAACCGCCTTGATAAAGCCGCCCAGAGCCTTGAAGTCCAGAGCCTTGAGGCCAAGGCAAACTGA
- the rimO gene encoding 30S ribosomal protein S12 methylthiotransferase RimO, producing MSQNPPNLRPDLAPRIRVDEPVREGQPKIGMVSLGCPKALVDSERILTRLRAEGYAISPDYTGAEAVIVNTCGFLDSAKAESLEAIGEALKENGKVIVTGCLGAEPDYITGVHPKVLAVTGPQQFEQVLDAVHGAVPPAPDPFVDLLPAQGVKLTPRHYSYLKISEGCNHKCKFCIIPDMRGKLASRPAHAILRETEKLLEAGVREILMISQDTSAYGLDRKHDLSPWKGGEVRAHITDLTREMGKMVKEAEAWLRLHYVYPYPHVRDLIPLMAEGLALPYLDIPFQHAHPDVLKRMARPAASAKTLDEIAAWRADCPEIVLRSTFIVGYPGETEEEFQYLLDWMDEAQLDRVGCFQYENVDGARSNDLPDHVDPEVKQDRWNRFMEKAQEISEAKLQAKVGTLQHVIVDEIDEEGATCRTRADAPEIDGNLFIDEGFETLSVGDMVTVEVDEASDYDLWGRLV from the coding sequence ATGAGCCAGAACCCTCCGAACCTGCGCCCCGACCTTGCGCCCCGCATCCGTGTGGACGAACCCGTCCGCGAGGGTCAGCCGAAGATCGGCATGGTCAGCCTTGGCTGCCCCAAGGCTCTGGTGGATAGCGAACGCATCCTGACCCGCCTGCGCGCCGAAGGCTATGCGATCAGCCCCGACTATACGGGCGCCGAAGCGGTGATCGTGAATACCTGCGGCTTTTTGGACAGCGCCAAGGCCGAAAGCCTTGAGGCGATTGGCGAGGCACTGAAGGAAAACGGCAAGGTGATTGTCACCGGCTGTCTGGGGGCCGAGCCCGACTATATCACCGGCGTGCATCCCAAGGTGCTGGCGGTGACCGGCCCGCAGCAATTCGAGCAGGTTCTGGATGCCGTGCATGGTGCTGTGCCGCCCGCGCCCGACCCCTTTGTGGACCTGCTGCCGGCACAGGGCGTGAAACTGACGCCGCGCCATTACAGCTATCTGAAAATCTCGGAAGGCTGTAACCACAAGTGTAAGTTCTGCATCATCCCCGATATGCGGGGCAAGCTGGCCTCGCGTCCGGCGCATGCGATCCTGCGCGAGACCGAGAAGCTCTTGGAAGCCGGTGTGCGCGAGATCCTGATGATCTCTCAGGACACCTCGGCCTATGGTCTGGACCGCAAGCATGACCTGAGCCCTTGGAAGGGCGGCGAGGTGCGCGCCCATATCACCGATCTGACCCGCGAGATGGGCAAGATGGTGAAAGAGGCCGAAGCGTGGCTGCGGCTGCATTATGTCTACCCCTATCCGCATGTGCGCGACCTGATCCCGCTGATGGCGGAAGGTCTGGCCCTGCCCTATCTGGATATCCCCTTCCAGCATGCGCATCCCGATGTGCTCAAACGCATGGCGCGGCCCGCGGCTTCGGCCAAGACGCTGGATGAGATCGCCGCTTGGCGGGCGGATTGCCCCGAGATCGTCCTGCGTTCGACCTTCATCGTGGGCTATCCCGGTGAGACGGAAGAAGAGTTCCAATATCTGCTGGACTGGATGGATGAGGCGCAACTCGACCGTGTCGGCTGCTTCCAGTATGAAAACGTGGATGGGGCGCGCTCGAACGACCTGCCCGACCATGTGGACCCCGAGGTCAAACAGGACCGCTGGAACCGCTTCATGGAGAAGGCGCAGGAGATCTCCGAGGCCAAGCTTCAGGCCAAGGTCGGCACGCTGCAACATGTGATCGTGGATGAGATCGACGAGGAAGGCGCCACCTGCCGCACCCGCGCCGATGCACCGGAAATCGACGGCAACCTGTTCATCGACGAGGGTTTCGAAACCCTCAGCGTGGGCGATATGGTCACTGTCGAGGTGGATGAAGCCTCGGATTACGACCTCTGGGGGCGGCTGGTTTAA
- a CDS encoding aspartate carbamoyltransferase catalytic subunit encodes MAFRQRHLLGIEHLSQEDILAVLDLAEQYVDLNRRTVKKTDALAGMTQINMFFENSTRTQSSFELAGKRLGADVMNMSMQTSSVKKGETLIDTALTLNAMHPDLLVVRHQNSGAVDLLAQKVECAVLNAGDGKHEHPTQALLDALTIRREKGRISRLTVAICGDVTHSRVARSNMILLGKMENRVRLVGPPTLMPSGVADLGVEVCEDMRQGLQDADVVMMLRLQKERMDGGFIPSEREYFHRYGLDAEKLSYAKPDAIVMHPGPMNRGVEIDGTIADDINRSVIQEQVEMGVAVRQACMDLLARNLRAERGRALSEGHEGTYA; translated from the coding sequence ATGGCGTTTCGGCAAAGGCACCTTCTGGGGATAGAGCATCTCTCTCAGGAAGATATTCTCGCCGTTCTCGATCTGGCCGAGCAATATGTCGACCTGAACCGCCGCACGGTCAAGAAAACCGATGCGCTGGCGGGCATGACCCAGATCAACATGTTCTTCGAAAATTCCACCCGCACGCAGTCGAGCTTCGAGCTGGCCGGAAAGCGCTTGGGCGCGGATGTGATGAACATGTCGATGCAGACCTCCTCGGTGAAAAAGGGCGAGACGCTGATCGACACGGCGCTGACGCTCAATGCGATGCATCCCGACCTGCTGGTGGTGCGCCACCAGAATTCGGGCGCGGTGGATCTGCTGGCGCAGAAAGTGGAATGCGCGGTGCTCAATGCCGGTGACGGCAAGCACGAGCACCCGACTCAGGCGCTTCTGGATGCGCTGACCATCCGCCGCGAGAAGGGCCGGATCTCGCGCCTGACGGTGGCGATCTGTGGCGATGTCACCCATAGCCGCGTGGCGCGCTCCAACATGATCCTGCTGGGCAAGATGGAAAACCGTGTGCGTCTGGTCGGGCCGCCGACGCTGATGCCCTCGGGCGTGGCCGATCTGGGCGTGGAGGTCTGCGAGGACATGCGCCAAGGCCTGCAGGATGCCGATGTGGTGATGATGCTGCGGTTGCAGAAAGAGCGGATGGATGGCGGGTTTATTCCGTCGGAACGCGAATATTTCCACCGTTACGGGCTGGATGCCGAAAAACTGTCTTACGCCAAGCCCGATGCCATCGTCATGCATCCGGGGCCGATGAACCGCGGCGTGGAGATTGACGGCACCATCGCCGACGATATCAACCGTTCGGTCATTCAGGAGCAGGTCGAGATGGGCGTGGCCGTGCGTCAGGCCTGCATGGACCTTCTGGCCCGCAACCTGCGCGCCGAGCGTGGCCGTGCGCTCAGCGAAGGTCATGAAGGCACCTATGCCTGA
- a CDS encoding potassium channel family protein — MIEFLRALYEGETDRAHRFRYGLLAFDIVTVVFVVVTSFVPHDVVITVIDAVIGLAIVADFLARLLIVSRRFRFWFQPATLADLIAMVSFLLPLAGEGLGFLRVLRTLRLLHAYQTLSRLRQDWPFFRKHQDVLLAAINLAVFLFVMTGLIYVTQEGVNDQINNYADALYFTVTTLTTTGFGDITPKGEWGRMISVAIMIFGVTLFLRLAQVLFRPTKVRYECKTCGLSLHDADAVHCKHCGATVHIDTEGQL, encoded by the coding sequence ATGATCGAGTTCCTGCGCGCCCTTTACGAGGGCGAGACCGACCGCGCGCATCGTTTTCGCTACGGGCTTCTGGCATTTGATATCGTGACGGTCGTGTTTGTCGTGGTCACGTCGTTTGTTCCGCATGATGTGGTGATTACGGTGATTGATGCGGTGATCGGTCTGGCGATCGTGGCCGATTTTCTGGCGCGTCTGCTGATCGTGTCGCGCCGGTTCCGGTTCTGGTTCCAGCCTGCCACCTTGGCCGACCTTATCGCGATGGTTTCGTTTCTCCTGCCGCTGGCAGGCGAGGGGCTGGGCTTTCTGCGGGTCTTGCGGACGCTGCGCTTGCTGCATGCCTATCAGACGCTATCCCGCCTGCGTCAGGACTGGCCGTTTTTCCGCAAGCATCAGGATGTGCTTCTGGCGGCGATCAATCTGGCGGTGTTCCTGTTCGTAATGACGGGGCTGATCTATGTCACGCAGGAAGGCGTGAACGACCAGATCAACAATTACGCCGACGCGCTCTATTTTACCGTCACCACGCTGACCACGACCGGATTTGGCGATATCACCCCCAAGGGCGAATGGGGGCGGATGATTTCCGTGGCGATCATGATCTTTGGCGTGACGCTGTTCTTGCGGCTGGCACAGGTGCTGTTCCGGCCCACCAAGGTGCGTTACGAATGCAAGACCTGCGGGCTAAGCCTGCATGATGCCGATGCCGTGCATTGCAAACATTGCGGAGCAACGGTGCATATCGACACCGAAGGGCAGCTTTAA
- the pyrC gene encoding dihydroorotase: MTLFLENARLIDPEALTETTGNVIIDDGKIAAIGQMSAPKDAEVIDCGGKYLAPGIVDLGVKIGEPGERHRESFRTAGLAAAAGGVTTIIARPDTTPAIDTPETLEFVTRRAAQAPVRIHHMAALTKGREGREMTELGFLMDAGALAFGDVTHVTTDTKVLSRAFTYARSLGALVVCHPQDPGLSRGASVTSGKFASLRGLPGVSPMAERMGLERDLALVEMTGVRYHADQITTARSLPSLARAKAAGLDVTAGISIHHLTLNELDVGDYRTFFKLTPPLRSEEDRLAMAQAVADGVIDIICSMHTPADEESKRLPYEEAASGAVALETFIPAAMRLYHAGAVSLPQLFRAMSLNPAKRLGLAQGRMQEGAPADLVLFDPNAPFVLDRWTLQSKSKNTPFDGQRMEGKVLATFVAGRKVFDRTAQSA; the protein is encoded by the coding sequence ATGACCCTGTTTCTTGAAAATGCCCGCCTGATCGATCCCGAGGCGCTGACCGAAACCACCGGCAATGTCATCATTGACGATGGCAAGATCGCGGCGATCGGCCAGATGTCGGCACCCAAAGATGCCGAAGTGATCGATTGCGGCGGTAAATATCTGGCGCCGGGCATCGTGGATCTGGGCGTGAAGATCGGCGAGCCGGGCGAGCGCCACCGCGAGAGTTTCCGCACCGCAGGGCTTGCGGCGGCGGCAGGCGGCGTGACCACGATCATCGCCCGCCCCGACACGACCCCCGCCATCGACACCCCCGAGACGCTGGAATTCGTGACCCGCCGCGCCGCGCAGGCCCCTGTGCGCATCCACCATATGGCGGCGCTGACCAAGGGCCGCGAAGGCCGCGAGATGACCGAGCTGGGCTTTCTCATGGATGCGGGCGCGCTGGCCTTTGGCGATGTGACCCATGTCACCACCGACACCAAGGTTCTGTCGCGCGCCTTCACCTATGCCCGCTCGCTGGGCGCATTGGTGGTGTGCCATCCGCAAGATCCGGGCCTGTCCAGAGGCGCGTCGGTGACCTCGGGCAAATTCGCCTCGCTGCGCGGGCTGCCCGGCGTCTCCCCGATGGCCGAGCGGATGGGGCTGGAACGCGATCTGGCCCTGGTCGAGATGACCGGCGTGCGCTACCACGCCGACCAGATCACCACCGCCCGTTCCCTGCCCTCCCTTGCCCGCGCCAAGGCGGCGGGCCTTGATGTTACGGCGGGCATCTCGATCCACCACCTCACGCTGAACGAGCTGGATGTGGGCGATTACCGCACCTTCTTCAAACTCACCCCGCCGCTGCGCTCGGAGGAAGACCGTCTGGCAATGGCGCAGGCTGTTGCAGACGGGGTGATCGACATCATCTGCTCGATGCACACGCCGGCGGATGAGGAATCCAAACGCCTGCCCTATGAAGAGGCTGCCTCTGGTGCTGTCGCGCTCGAGACCTTCATTCCCGCCGCAATGCGGCTTTATCACGCGGGGGCGGTGTCGCTGCCCCAACTGTTCCGCGCGATGTCGCTCAACCCCGCCAAACGGTTGGGGTTGGCACAGGGGCGGATGCAGGAAGGCGCGCCTGCCGACCTCGTTCTTTTCGATCCCAACGCACCTTTCGTGCTGGACCGGTGGACATTGCAGTCGAAATCGAAGAATACCCCCTTTGACGGTCAGCGCATGGAGGGCAAAGTGCTTGCAACCTTCGTGGCGGGCCGCAAAGTTTTCGACCGCACAGCCCAAAGCGCCTGA
- the argF gene encoding ornithine carbamoyltransferase: MNHFLDIHTTSQADLRAMIDQARAMKDARKGQPKGTPDAEKPLDGHMVALIFEKPSTRTRVSFDVGVRQMGGQTMVLSGSDMQLGHGETIADTARVLSRYVDLIMIRTFEEETLLEMAEYASVPVINGLTNRTHPCQIMADIMTFEEHRGPIKGKKVVWSGDGNNVCASFMHAAGQFGFDFTFTGPQPLDPEREWIDFARNMGVKCEIERDPVKAVEGADLIVTDTWVSMHDPESAKERRHNQLRPYQVNAELMKHANPDALFMHCLPAHRNDEATSEIMDGPNSVIFDEAENRLHAQKAVMRYCLGK, from the coding sequence ATGAACCATTTCCTTGATATCCATACCACCTCGCAGGCCGACCTACGGGCCATGATCGATCAGGCGCGCGCCATGAAGGATGCGCGCAAGGGCCAGCCCAAAGGCACCCCCGATGCGGAAAAACCGCTGGACGGTCATATGGTTGCGCTGATCTTCGAGAAGCCCTCGACCCGTACCCGCGTCAGCTTTGATGTGGGCGTGCGCCAGATGGGCGGGCAGACGATGGTGCTGTCGGGGTCCGATATGCAGCTTGGTCACGGCGAGACGATTGCCGATACCGCCCGTGTGCTGTCGCGCTATGTCGACCTGATCATGATCCGCACCTTCGAGGAAGAGACCCTTCTGGAGATGGCGGAATATGCCAGCGTTCCGGTGATCAACGGTCTGACCAACCGCACCCACCCCTGCCAGATCATGGCCGATATCATGACCTTCGAGGAACATCGCGGCCCGATCAAGGGCAAGAAAGTGGTCTGGTCGGGCGATGGCAACAATGTCTGCGCCTCTTTCATGCATGCGGCAGGGCAGTTCGGCTTCGATTTCACCTTTACCGGCCCGCAGCCCCTCGACCCCGAGCGCGAATGGATCGATTTCGCGCGCAATATGGGCGTGAAATGCGAGATCGAGCGCGATCCGGTGAAGGCCGTTGAGGGGGCCGATCTGATTGTCACCGATACTTGGGTGTCGATGCATGACCCCGAATCGGCCAAGGAGCGTCGCCATAACCAGCTGCGCCCCTATCAGGTCAACGCCGAGCTGATGAAACACGCCAATCCCGATGCGCTCTTCATGCATTGCCTGCCCGCGCATCGCAATGACGAAGCCACCAGCGAGATCATGGATGGCCCGAACTCGGTGATCTTTGACGAGGCCGAGAACCGCCTGCATGCGCAAAAGGCCGTGATGCGTTACTGCTTGGGCAAATAA
- the plsY gene encoding glycerol-3-phosphate 1-O-acyltransferase PlsY — protein sequence MTEHLPAVLALVSLLGYLLGSIPFGIVITRAFGLGDLRQIGSGNIGATNVLRTGNKPAALATLLLDSGKGAIAVLLARYFLNDPLAEQLAGGFAFLGHLYPVWLKFRGGKGVATFLGTVLALCWPLGLAACGIWLLTAIVTRISSLSALVSAALSVPLALVMGERQLMLLLALLAVLIFWRHRANISRLAQGAEPKIGKKG from the coding sequence GTGACCGAACATCTTCCGGCCGTTCTGGCCCTCGTGTCCTTGCTGGGCTACCTTCTGGGGTCGATCCCCTTCGGTATCGTGATCACACGCGCCTTCGGTCTGGGAGATCTGCGCCAGATCGGGTCGGGCAATATCGGCGCAACCAATGTGCTGCGCACCGGCAACAAGCCCGCCGCGCTGGCGACCCTGCTGCTGGATTCGGGCAAGGGGGCGATTGCCGTGCTACTGGCGCGCTATTTCCTGAACGACCCGCTGGCCGAGCAGCTTGCGGGGGGCTTTGCCTTCCTTGGCCACCTTTACCCTGTCTGGCTGAAATTCCGTGGCGGTAAAGGGGTTGCGACCTTCCTTGGCACGGTTCTGGCACTGTGCTGGCCGCTGGGCCTTGCCGCCTGCGGCATATGGCTGCTGACAGCCATCGTCACCCGTATCTCGTCGCTTTCGGCGCTGGTCTCGGCGGCGCTCAGTGTGCCTTTGGCCCTTGTGATGGGCGAACGTCAACTGATGCTGCTGCTGGCTCTGCTGGCGGTGCTGATCTTCTGGCGTCACCGCGCGAATATCTCGCGCCTTGCCCAAGGCGCAGAACCCAAGATCGGCAAGAAGGGCTAG